The stretch of DNA AGCTAGGTTATGGGATGTCGGCCAAGGGCTTTGATattagctctctctctctctctctctaccccATGATCCATGACTACCACCACTTTCTTTGCTTTAAATGAAGTTTCAATCTAGAGAATTCGCCATGATTGACCATACTTTTGTTgacttccctttcctttttggTGATACTTAGATTATATTTGGAGTTTCTTTAGTCTTTTCCTTTGAATGAAACTTCTCATTTTAGAGTCAGATTATATCAATCTAGGGAATAATATCCTAGCTTACCATAGGTTTTTCAACTCTTCTTTATCTAGACAAATAAAGAATCTCCTTAAGAAAACATCAAAAGTTCAAGATCCTTTTAGTATGaaacccttctctctctctctctctctatatatatatatatatattgtgtttgtTAAAGCATTTTCATTCTTTTAGAGCCTTATAAATAGTAGAATTTTTCCTCTTGCTCCTTTGCATACATCCTTCTTTTAGACACCATATATTTAATCTAAGTAAGGCCAAAGCCAATTAAAGTTTCTCAACATAAAATTTATGGTTCATTTGGAAAGAGGATGAGGCAAAAGAGCTAGTCAAGGTTTGGGGACCAAAAAAGAGCATTTTTCATTCTCAAGATCATTTGTGTTAAGTATGGGAGTGCTACCTACTCCAAAATTCTATTTGGGAGTCAGCAAGAGATAATGGAGTGGATGATAGGAAGAAGAACGATGAAGgaagataaaagataaaaaaaaaatgtttatgttGATCAAGAGTTCTTTGGcaatatcaattaaataattaaatttattcattcactatataaaataaaatataatttataccAACTTCGATGctcaatttttgttttcaaaactttgaaaatagaattttttgtatcaaacaacatatttaagttttagttgTTGTTTTTTAATGGAAAACATAACCTAGATattaaaaagatcaaaattatAACTAAGAAGTGAAAGTTTTATAAAAACTTTGTatgaaaacattcaatttttgaatttagaatGAAAAAAGTTATAATCAAGAAAAAGGTGGTGATATTAACACACCTCAAATTGATGTTAGCACACCAAGATTTTTGAAGACATAAATATCCAAATTGATCAATAGTCATGTAATAGTGACTCGAGGTCTATGGTACGATTTTTGAAGTGGATTTGGCATCTTAAGCtttcctcaaaaattaaaacttcgttctctttactttttaattttcagttttgagttttgaattcattttcaattttctattttagtagtttgtttttagaaaattaaaaacgcgttttttttttgtcattttgaaaaactatcctcaaaatagaaaattaaaaaatgtgttctctttgaaattttgaaaataattttttaattatattttattcaataaatttgatttttcaataaattaaaaatatttaatgttaatatattattaaaaatatatatacattttaaagttaacatattttataatatttttttccattacaataataaaatatgaataaataaatgtgttttgagttttgagtttgttttttatgaaaacacttaaaataattttttgttattttgagttttctttacaattttttttttgttttcaaaaatacatttttaaaaacaataaagagaacgcgttttcattattttagaaaattgaaaactaaaaatgacttgaaaacagtaaagataacgcaacttaaaatttttatgtggAAATTTGTATTGAATGCTTTTCCAACACGGACAAATTTAGTGTTATGCATTGCAATTTCGAATATTTTGTACGGCTTGTGATGTGCCAACCCTAAAACGTTGCTATATTTATTCCATGATTGTGTAGTGATTGAGCACTTGTGCAAAATGTGGTAATGATATGTTTGTACTTGCATTGGTTTCAACATCTTTCACAGATTTCTTAAGCTATTTGGTTTCCACACTGTCAACAAATCAGGTGATTCTTTATATGGTAATGTGTTAGCATTTGGTATGATAAGAATCAATTACTCCCCGCATATTTGACACTTGACTTGTTAGTGGTGTGTTTGCTAAGTAAAATATTGTAGGCTTTGTGGCTACTTGGGATAGATTGTTTGACACTACAATGATGGCATCAAAGGATCAAGAATGACAATCACCTCCATGGTCTTATTTTAAACTAAACGTAGATGGGATAGTGCATTCCACAAACAGGTAGTAGCTGTAGGGGCAACGATATGTAACCATTATGGCAAGCTTGTTGCTACATTATCGTGTTTGGTGAATTATGTTAATGATGTTGCTTACATTGAGGGATGGACTTTTCTAGAAGGTTTACATCTGATAGTTGAAAGAGGTGTTGGTAAACTTACATGTGGAAAGGGATTCTACCTTTGTGGTTTTGTCCTTACTTAACTGATCTCACTTCTTGGCTTCATATGGTCGTTATTATATTCAATCTATTTTTGATTTGTTAGATAGTTTGTTAGAGATTTGTTATTCGACAAATTTGTCATGATTAGAATCGTGTATGTCATTTTTCTACTGAGCTGGGGGCATAACTATCTAGTTAGGCCATGTGAAATGATCAATTTCTCTTTTAGATTGTTTCACTAGTTGGTTTTGATCTTTCTTAACGAGAACTCTatctttttacaaaaaaaataaattacactcaACATTCATGAGATTTGGTAAAAAGACAAACACACCTAGCATTTTAGAAATGATAATGATCTCTCGTGACTTTTACAATTTTAGCTACTTTTTTTCTTATCGTTGTTAAAattgttaatataataaaaataccaTCATATTTCTCTCCCAATCCTTTATCCACCATTTCTTAAATCTAGTTCGAATCCGAAaatttattgatctttttcTCTAGTTAAGCAATGGCTAGACCATTATTGAATTGAAAAGATAAACTAACAAACAATTAGATTCGGGCTAATTCACCATAGgaggagaaaaaataagagGGGAAAAATGTAAgactatttttgatatattaaaatttttaaacatttatgAAACATCAATAAAGAAGAAAGTATAGTTAgagttataaaattataaaaatgtctcttattttttaaaatgtgaaaTATGTCTAtcttgttattaaaaaaaataaaaaaagaggaaaGCTCTGATCTTAGAGTGACCACAACCctcactaattttaaatttgaattttgaatttttttgacgtttaaaaattttagtggGGGTAATATCAAATTAAGGCGTATTAACGTCGAAATATAAGGAAAGTAACAATAGAAATGTCAACGGCACAGTACGGTGTTGACCTGGCCTTTTGGCTTGGCGATGGGTTCCGTTGGTGTGCTGCTTCGGATCCGAACGGCTATTAAGGCCTAAAGATACGCAGCTCTGCTAGGTGCGGCCTTAGCCTAGCATTCCGTGCAACGGACTGTTGCCCCACTCCAATAATCTCTCGCCACGTCATGCTTACATGGTCACCCGCCCCAGGCTCTACAGGTTCCCCGCGACCACTTCTttgcttcttccttccttccactCTCTTTTTTGCAATTGAAGAGCAGGCTACTACAagttttccttttccttttccattttaaaTCCCAATCGACCCTTCTACAACTCCTTCAATTACCATTTTACCCCCGCAAACTAAATGGCACCGTCCAGCTCGCCGGCGGGCCGGCCGGCGCAGAGGATCTTTCCGCTCCGGCGGGAGGAGGCTACGCGCAACCACTCGCCGCCGCGTCGGAAGTACAGGTCGATGGAGGATGTGATGAGGAGGGCCAAGCCCGCCGTCCTATCCGATGAGGACGATTACTGCGACCTCGTCTGCGAGCAATGCGGCTCCGGCGAACGCGCCGAGGAGCTTCTCCTCTGCGACCGCTGCGATAAGGGATACCACATGCGCTGTCTCCGCCCAATCGTCGTCCGCGTCCCCATTGGTCCATGGTCTTGCCCTACCTGCTCTGACCAACCCCCTATCAAACGTACCAATTCCCGTTTTCTATCCTTTGTGTCTCTATGCATGTGTTTGTGAACGAGTTTTTATCGAGTGATGTTGGAGACAATGCGTGTTTTCTCTTTCCCCAGGTTTTCCCCAGAAGAAAATTGTTGATTTCTTCCGGATTCAAAAGTGCGCTGATTCCGCTGAAAAATGTGCCTCCTCTCAAGGTGATTGCTAAATCACAATTATGACATTTTACAACTCATTTGATCACTTCTACACTAGGCTTATTTCTCTGCTTGGTGCAATTAACTTTTATATCatcccaagccttaatcccactaagtggCAGGAACTACATAGCCTACTGGCTACATGAATGTTTTTTTTAAGTAGCTACATGAATGTTAActctccaatcatctctatATAGATGTCATTATATCCAATGTAATGCATAAGAGTTTTCCAACAAGTTTTTTTGTTTAGTCATCCTTCATTTCCTTCAAACTTCTTCTATTGTATCCACCTTTGTCACAGTTGCAATTATCTTTGAAATGACATTTAATTTGGAAGGGTCTAATCTCTGttccttatttttaatttttccccATTTGAATGTTTGTaaaaatggtttggttatgcATAAAACACGGCACATAtttgtaatttgatttttctcaaCAAGTCTTAGTTCCAAGAATAGTTTTATATTAATGAAAGTTGTTATGAACAACTATAAGTTATAAACTACTTTTCATTCGTTGTCAAATTTCATGAATCCTGTTATGGTTATTAAGCTTGAAACTAATACAATTGCAGCAACAGATTACAGCATAACTTTGCCTAGAATGTGTTGGAAACACATCTCATTTTGTCTAGGACAGAGATTGATATTTTAAGCTAAGCTTCTCAGGATCCTTGAGGGTTTGTTTTTCTGAGTCCTACATGTGTTTAAAACATTAATTGTATTATATAGTTTTCAGATAGGAAAAATACTCGGGGACGATCGTGTTTGAGATTGTTATTTGGACTATATGTTCATTTTGGAAAAGCAGTTAACATAGTTCTTGAtgttacatgaattctatcATTAACTTCAGAGGATGCACGCATTTTGGATGTGAAATGGCCAttatgatgagagagagagagagagattgcctTTGGTAATGGCATTGTTGAGAATAGAAACTAGTTATTAATAAGGAATCCAGTTGACCTAATCTTGGTCTGGGTCTTACTCATCTGGTACTGGTTTTAAATCCTGTATCATTAGGAATCTAATTAATGCTGACCGAACATGGTATAGTCCATCTAACATTTAGTTGTTTTGCCAGATGGCATTCATTTTCTCAGTGTAGACAAAGGTGAACACCTGGCTAGCCTAGTGCTCTCCTAGGTGATCAGGTGGCATAAGGCGCTGGGGAAGTGCCTTGCCTACTGCTAGGAAAGGCTCCCTCACTCAGGTGCTGCCTAGACGAGCGCCTTTGATGAGGCATTGAGCTCCGCAAGCACTTGCCTAGGCTGTAAcgaatcaaaatcaaaagaaaaattgatgaaaaatgaagGGTTGTCTTCAGAAGGTATGGGAAAGGTCTCTCAGTGTACTAGAAgagtaaaatgaaaaatcaaaagaaaaaaaaaaaaaaaaacacacctggCTCCAACATTGTTCACTTAACCTATCATAACGCACAGTTTGAGTTCCTCATTTTTTTGTGGTTTAGGATAGCTTGAATTGACCTCATACCATAGATCTGAGGGAGGCAACTTCAAGAGCAGTCATCCGAGGTCAGATGACCAAGCCATCATGAGCCAGGAACCCTTGAAGCATGACAGCCTGTCGCTGATCCTTCCGGTTGCTGCTCAACACCAGTAGGCTCACCTGTGATAGGAAACCCCCTAGTGGCCATCCCTGCTCTAATATAACTCTTAAGTTTAGATTATTGTAGTGATAATTCAATATTTGCTTGCACTGTTCAGCACTTCACTCTCCCTTTTATTGGTGCAAACTTATATATGTTTGCCATAACTGTAAGCTTATAACAGTGTAACTTATacctttatataaaatattgtgtgtgtgaatgttttatgttataaaacgttatattagttataatctaacttatatttttgtgttaatattatatgttatgttgtatgttttttttctttcctataAGTTTTTAACATTGCttactttttatataaatattgaaCATTTATTATATAACTTATACTTTTTgttaatgttatatattataatgtctAATTATCcttttcattttaaatatattattatttcttttattttttattttttatttttgtaatttaacaCTCGTTCAATCAGGCGAGTGCTCTTATAGCTCCTATCGCTTCAGGCAATATAAGGTTCGTAGCACCCAAAGGGCACATTTTCTAGATGTTTATTAATAGGCCTTCATCTTTAAGAATGTCTGATTCTTGGTCAACTATCCATCTAAAAGAATAAGCCTTTAGATCAGTTGCTAGTCAGCTACCATGGTATAGAGTATACAATTCATATGTTAAAACTTCACTGCCAGCCTGATGCTTAGAATGGTCATAGGTGACATGTACTGAAGATGTAATGATGATAAAGTTCTCTCCTGTATAATAGTTCAGATATTGATATAGTAATTAATGAGAACATGCATGGTATCACCTTCCCCAAGAAGttgttttcttctctctccctctcttcaaTCTCAGAGACCATCTGAGCTTGGTGTCTAGTGATCTTTCTATTTGTAAACACCATTGGCAAAGTCCTTTAAGACACCAATCATGGCCTTTCATGTCACAGATATGGTTGACATGGATGAAGCACACGGTGGATTCAATTTTGTATATGATGATCTGCCGATAGATAATAAGTAGGAAGCAGCAGTCAATCTTTTAATTTAGATTTCAAATTGTGTAATGGATAAATTGTGTTTCCAttgtttatttaatatttcCATTTTTTGCCCGTTGACATGCAATATACCTTGCTGCATTTTTAATGAGTACTCATGTAGAGAAGGGCAAAGAACTGGGATTTGGAGAATGATTTGGCCCTCTATAATATATCACAGCTCGTAACAAATTTTTTCCTGTTACAGTtaacataccaaaataaattcttggtgaataattacattaaaaaattgcataaaactgaaaacaacTTATGAACGGTTCTGAATCCATATGTAACTGGTATTTTCCAAGGGAAGTTTGGCCTTTAAGCACAACAGTTTCACAATTTGGCAATTCTGACATTACATAAAACTTTTACTGCTATTAGATAGCATTTCTCTGACAGACAAAATTATTTATCTAGTTGTGTAATCCCTCTTTGATTATAGTGGCATAGTCTTATTTATCATGtcaattcttctctctctctctctgggtaCAACCCTTTACAATCTTCAACTTTTTCCTATATTCATGAATAAGTTCCCTACATTATTGTCATTTTTCAGTTAAGCACAATGAATGTTGTTCCTTTGTAAGTTTTCTTATAAATATGGTGCAACATAAGTGGATCCTTTTGTGACTGGAAGGTCACAGGTTCAAATTGTGGAAAGAATCTCTTTGCAAAGCAGGAGTAATGGCCTTGTGCACCAAGGATGTCCTTTTTTTAAGCAAGATGAAGTTGGCTTACATTTTTTAGGCCCATTTATACGTCTACTATGACATCTTTGcagaaatttctatttttttggaaaatttgcaGGTCCTTTTCTACCTCTTAgactttttaactttttatttaattcatttttgaataaataatttctgCACTTAATCATTTCATACCCATCACATTGTAGTCTTTGTATCTCCACTCAATCAGTTCTCTTAAAGTTTCTGtaatttgaattataaaatGCCATGGTTAAATAGTTCGTGTAGTTTTGATTTACACTTATCTTTTGTATAGGTATAAGTTTTCCCTTCATCGTATGCATCTTttacttttcaaaaatctcatttAGCAAAATAGTTGACCAGAAAACATCATATATTACCAAAAAAAGGAAACAGAAAACACCATATTGGATATAGATCTTACTAGCATAGTGAAAATTCCAGGAACCATTACAGTCCTTTCTGGTATTCTCATTTCCTGAGGCTCTTGAtttcactttttaatttttctcccaCTAGCTGCTTAACCTCCAAATCATTCTAAACTCAAggctttgtaattttaattaaacaatCTATGAAATACTCTTCTAGTCTAAATGAATCTTCCTACAAGCATGCTTTCTAGTCTTTGAATTCTCTTCTACTCAGTTTATTTCTACACATTGCATTTCTTCACTTCAAATGATATTTATCACACCACGATTCTGTGCAACCCCAAACTTTACCATCAAATTTCTTGTTTGTAACATGCCCTTTTGCACCATATCCACTACCACTTTTCGATTGATGTAGTTGATTGCCTTTTGAggctttttctttttgatgaaaaatattttatttataagttgGATTTTCTATCAGGACATAGAGGCCTTCTATGTCTTCGTTTGGAAGTTAAATTTCAAAGGTCTTTTCAGTTTGGGCCTATTTAGCATCATGCAGTGAGGTGCTATTTGATATGGAGGGTCACTTCAAACAAATCTTGGTTTAGTTTTTCTATGGGTTAGGCTGTTGGGTGGTCCGCCAGTCCCTCTCTTTTGCAACATATAGATGTTTGGGATAAATAGTCTCAGTTTTTGTTAATTACTAAGtattcccatgctcatgcatagtTTGGTGCGTGAGTTTGCTGAATTATGTAATCTAAATGACATGTATTAAATACAATGTAGTAAATAACTCAATTGGATTTATTGTTTGGTTTCTTTGGAGAGCAAAATAGGAGAATTTTCAATAGAAGTTGGGTGTTTTTCATGAAGCTGGCCTATCACCATATTAAATTCTCTGCattttgttgtttcttgtttgtttgttggaTCCATATATACTATTCTTTGATTTGTTCTCTTTTTATCTATATGTAACCTTTATACCATTAACATGTGTGCATTCTTTGTGCAGGTTGCACCATATATCTGAACACCAATgtaaatgttatatatttagGTTGTGTATCACATGATTTTCCAGTTTTTAGATGTGCTTTGCCTACAATTTTTCTGTGTTTAAATACACAATTTTTTCAAGGAATGAGCAGCTAATTGAAGACTCCTAGAACTTTAGTGTTTTTGTTTACATGTTCTCTATAAAGAGATTGTGGAATGATGCCTTtctattctcttttcttttcgttttttttttttttttatctgggTTGACTTTTAGAAGCTAGAAAACGTCGGAGACGTTCCAGGATGTTGGTTTTGCacaagaggaggaggaggctaTTACCATTTACTCCAACAGGAGATGCTGCCCGAAGACTGGAACAAATGGGTTCCCTTGCTTCAGCTTTGACGACATTGTTCATGGAATTTAGTGATGAACTCACTTATATGCCTGATATGGCTCCTAGATCTGCCAATCAAGCGAAGTTTGAAAATGGTGGCATGCAGGTTTGACCTGAAACTATTTGTTCCCTTCTAATTAACCtccccaaaatattttattccagGTTACAATTGGCAATTTTCTCTGTTTGGTGTTGGCAATGAATCGTGGTTTTCCATTAGGTTCTCCCCAAAGAAGATACTGAAACTTTGGAGCAGTGTAGAGCTATGTACAAAAGAGGCGAATGCCCTCCCCTTATTGTAGTTTTTGATTCATGTGAAGGGTACCTTTCAGttctgttttatttatttaatcttgTTTGCTGGCAACTATATTTGTTAAAGCAGATTGAATCTATTCTTGTTATTTGTTTATAATGCAGTTTTACCGTTGAGGCTGATGGCCCTATAAAGGATATGACTCTAATTACAGAATATACTGGTGATGTTGATTACATTAAGAATCGGGAACATGACGATTGCGATAGTATGATGACCCTTCTTCTAGCAAAGGACCCATCTAACAGCCTTGTTATCTGTCCGGATAAACGTGGAAACATTGCTCGCTTTATTAGTGGCATTAACAACCATACTCCGTAAGATTGTGTCCTGTCTCATCCTGTCCTTTTTCTAGACTTGAAAACTACTTCCCTGGCTTTTCTTTCACGGTTATTTTATCCATCTCATTGTCTCTGGCATATCTGTTCTTCACATCATTAAGCTTTGACTTCTATTGAAGCCATGCCAGaaaattgtttgtttgtttgcattaagattaagaattaaaaatatttaagccCATTGTTCTTGAAACCTGTCCAATTTTGTGCAGGGAGGGTAGGAAGAAGCAGAACCTTAAATGCGTGAGGTACAGTGTAAATGGTGAATGCCGGGTCCTTTTGGTTGCTACGCGTGATATTGCCAAGGGGGAGAGGCTATATTATGATTATAATGGATATGAGCATGAATACCCCACCCATTATTTTGTCTAAAAGATCCTCTCAGATATTTATGTCTAACAAGTCTGCAGAATACCCCATTAACCCCAGATTCTGATCAATCCTCTTGctaatactatttatttatttttacttcatTTTCACAGCTTACAAATTGTTGCTTCTTAGTCTCCTcaatttttccctcattttttcTTTATGCTCGGTCCATCAACTGTAAGTAATCATGTAGTGCATGTGATTTGAGAGAAATAGAGTGGGGAAGGggatatttttggtaatttagcACATGAAGGTCTACATGTTTGGTTTCCATGACATTGTGTTCATTTACCGCAGTTTCAATGAAACCACAGCAATTTCATATATTGCCTTTCATTGTCTCAAGACTAGCATGTTGAACTATTGGAGGACTTTTTCCTTCAACATTTgtttctcattcttttttttttttatgctgtATGGCACCATCTTACATCttaatagtttttatttttttcctaatgGGTGCATTTCTTTAGGTCCCAGATAACTGAGTCTGTTGAGCTTTCCCTCCATGTCTATAGAATAGGAAATTACTTATACCTATGTCTATACCATCCGATATGTACTAAAGGTTCTATACCTAATGGCCCTTTTTATTGGATCAATACATTCATGCCTATGTCTATGGAATCGGAAAGGAGTGTGGGCGGGCTGCAGGGAATTTTCCAGAATGCGTCAGCGTCAACATCGCTTCTTTTCATGTTGGACAATGACGATGTGAGAGAAGCTCGCTTGGAAGGTGAATTCGttctctcttatatttttttttatgtagtttGTGCATATAAGAgtttttgaagattttctttcttgcaatcttgtcagTGCCCCCCGCTTGTGGAGAATTCAGAGATTCATCCTCCCCAGCTTACTTGATTTAGCTTCTTACTTCaattatgaaattattgttCGTGATGCCATTTGCGTGTGAAGACATGATATATGTAGTAGTGATGTAGTTAAGTGTCTGTAGTCATCAGTTCTAGATCCATAGGATAGGAACAAAGCTGTGGTAGTGCTGCTGTTGGTTTTTTGTCTTGCTGTAAATGTTCCGGTTCTCTGGTATTTTGACATAGGAGCCTTTCTGTTATAGAGCCCTCACAGCTGCTCCGATGCCTCTCTTCTAGTTAGTGTTTGGAGTATAGGTTTAGAATTTTGAGCCATGCTGTGGAAGATGCAGCAGGTTGGGTTCCCCACACACTGCGCAGTTCTCATGTACCATTTGACTGGCTGCTGCAACATGTCCCATGATGCGTCGTAATGTGTTAATCATGGTGTCTAATGCTCATAGAGTGTTTTCAATGTCATGTGCCCAAGTTTACCCAAGTACATTATATATGCTAAGCAGCAtgacttggacttggacttctGCAACAATGGGAAAATACATTATGTATTTTGGTGCATTAGTTTTGAGTTCTAACAAGGTAAATGTTTCTGTTATACATAGCTCAATTGCCCAAGATGCTTATATATAGGGAGGA from Diospyros lotus cultivar Yz01 chromosome 6, ASM1463336v1, whole genome shotgun sequence encodes:
- the LOC127804953 gene encoding probable Histone-lysine N-methyltransferase ATXR5 isoform X2, coding for MAPSSSPAGRPAQRIFPLRREEATRNHSPPRRKYRSMEDVMRRAKPAVLSDEDDYCDLVCEQCGSGERAEELLLCDRCDKGYHMRCLRPIVVRVPIGPWSCPTCSDQPPIKRFPQKKIVDFFRIQKCADSAEKCASSQARKRRRRSRMLVLHKRRRRLLPFTPTGDAARRLEQMGSLASALTTLFMEFSDELTYMPDMAPRSANQAKFENGGMQVLPKEDTETLEQCRAMYKRGECPPLIVVFDSCEGFTVEADGPIKDMTLITEYTGDVDYIKNREHDDCDSMMTLLLAKDPSNSLVICPDKRGNIARFISGINNHTPEGRKKQNLKCVRYSVNGECRVLLVATRDIAKGERLYYDYNGYEHEYPTHYFV
- the LOC127804953 gene encoding probable Histone-lysine N-methyltransferase ATXR5 isoform X1, which produces MAPSSSPAGRPAQRIFPLRREEATRNHSPPRRKYRSMEDVMRRAKPAVLSDEDDYCDLVCEQCGSGERAEELLLCDRCDKGYHMRCLRPIVVRVPIGPWSCPTCSDQPPIKRFPQKKIVDFFRIQKCADSAEKCASSQEARKRRRRSRMLVLHKRRRRLLPFTPTGDAARRLEQMGSLASALTTLFMEFSDELTYMPDMAPRSANQAKFENGGMQVLPKEDTETLEQCRAMYKRGECPPLIVVFDSCEGFTVEADGPIKDMTLITEYTGDVDYIKNREHDDCDSMMTLLLAKDPSNSLVICPDKRGNIARFISGINNHTPEGRKKQNLKCVRYSVNGECRVLLVATRDIAKGERLYYDYNGYEHEYPTHYFV